The DNA segment CGGTAACCGACTTCAAGGGCGGCCGCGTCGAGTACCGGGCGGACACCCGTTCACGCGGCGTCGTCCAGGTCCCCATCGGCAAAGCGAGCTTCACCCGGCCTCAAATCCTCGCCAACTTCCGCGCAGTGATCGACGAGGTCAACCGGGCCAAGCCGGCCGCCGCCAAGGGCCGCTACATCAAGTCCGTCGCGCTGAGCTCAACCATGGGGCCCGGCGTGGACGTCGACACCGCCGCCCTGCGCGTCACCGACGAGGAATTGGCCGAAGTCTCCTGAGTGACCGCCGGCGCTCGGGGCAGGCTGCGACACACTGGTAGCGCAAATCGACCATGATCGATTTTCCCTACCCGGCTGTGGTTCCCCGGCGATCTGACGCTGCGTCGAGGCGGTCGTAGCATCGACGGCGTGAAGCAGTGGATAACTCCTCGGGCGCTCTTGCTTCACGCGGCCTTCCTGCTGATCGCAGCAGGCTGCCTGACCGCAGGCTGGTGGCAGATCAATCGCGCCATGGACGGCAACACCCTGAGCTACCTCTACTCGATCGAATGGCCGGCGTTCGTGGTCGTAGCTGGGATCGGCTGGTGGCAGATGGTGCACGACACACCGGAGGACATCGCCAACCGGCGCCGCTTCCACGAGCAGATGCGCGCGGCGAGCGCCGAGGTGGTCGCCCGCACTCTTCCCCGGTCGGCTTTGGCCATCACCGCCGATTCTCGAGAGTCATCGAGCCGGGTGCTCGACAGGGGCGGGCCGCCGCCGGCGCAGCTTTCCAGCGGCGAGAGGCACGAAGATCGGACCGGACACCTGGTCCGCCGTGACGCGACGCTGGCCGAGTTCGCGGAAACCGCGAGGTTGCTCGCCCCTGACAACGAAGCCGAGCCCGCCGACGAGGCCACCGAGTACAACCGGTACCTCGCCCTGCTCGCCGTCAAAGGAAGACCCAAAACGTGGCGCAACCCCAGAGGACTCTGACCGCTCGGACCCGGGAGGGCGCGCTCCTGCGCTACCGGGTGATGGCGTACGTCGTGGGCGTGCTGCTGCTCGTCGTTTTCTCGGCGATCCCGTTCGGGTCGGTCGAGAGAATCGTCGGTCCCCTCCACGGGGCGCTGTACATCGTCTATCTGGCTGCGGTCGTCGACGTGTTCGTCCGCTTCAAGTTGCGGCTTGTCGATCTGATCGCGATGGTCGCCGGCGGGTGGGTTCCCTTCCTCGCCTTCGTGGTCGAACGCTGGATGCGCCGGCGGTTGGAGCCGGCCCTCCTGGGATAGACGGCCCGAGCCGGCCGCGCTGGGGCGGAGACCGGTTTCCTTGCGATTTGGCACCT comes from the Acidimicrobiales bacterium genome and includes:
- a CDS encoding DUF3817 domain-containing protein; protein product: MAQPQRTLTARTREGALLRYRVMAYVVGVLLLVVFSAIPFGSVERIVGPLHGALYIVYLAAVVDVFVRFKLRLVDLIAMVAGGWVPFLAFVVERWMRRRLEPALLG